The following proteins are encoded in a genomic region of Primulina huaijiensis isolate GDHJ02 chromosome 3, ASM1229523v2, whole genome shotgun sequence:
- the LOC140972846 gene encoding uncharacterized protein isoform X2, with translation MGCGVSKIDTSGGGATTLPVKLRPVFLRRLEEIKNRRHSQPLKDSTPSKKELLLHDVDEEDNVSHFSSSEYDTLKNVPLPTKDDTDPSKNESLPTRINANSVGRFESSKGKDPTKPAGKASKESEAAKCDGNKCNTKDETLAEFSPKMKATNETKEPETKGDKTKIEGKIANILTDEHGGEDKDKEHDKERMISYQDDDAFPGSPSFRIYFADGKNDALRDAGLSDDKASLKELPMKKEAKRGRKIQSFRKVLPKGGQSTVMNLLNVKSCYNSSHSARDRANLLTAKTV, from the exons ATGGGCTGCGGCGTTTCGAAAATTGACACCAGTGGTGGTGGTGCCACCACATTACCAGTCAAGCTCCGGCCAGTCTTCCTCCGTCGGCTGGAGGAGATTAAAAATCGTAGGCATTCACAGCCCCTAAAGGATTCCACCCCTTCGAAGAAAGAACTGCTTTTGCATGATGTAGACGAGGAAGATAATGTTTCCCATTTTTCATCATCAGAATATGACACATTGAAAAATGTGCCATTACCAACCAAAGATGACACAGATCCCTCAAAAAACGAGTCATTACCCACCAGAATTAACGCAAATTCGGTTGGGAGATTCGAAAGTTCGAAGGGAAAAGATCCAACAAAGCCTGCCGGAAAAGCATCAAAGGAAAGTGAAGCTGCAAAATGCGATGGTAACAAATGCAACACAAAAGATGAGACGCTTGCTGAATTTAGCCCGAAAATGAAGGCCACAAATGAAACCAAAGAGCCGGAAACTAAGGGTGATAAGACCAAGATTGAGGGCAAGATTGCAAACATTCTGACGGACGAACATGGTGGTGAAGATAAGGACAAAGAACATGATAAGGAGAGAATGATTAGCTATCAGGATGACGACGCCTTTCCTGGCTCGCCGAGCTTTCGAATATACTTCGCGGATG GAAAGAATGATGCCTTGAGGGACGCAGGTTTGAGTGATGATAAAGCATCATTAAAG GAGTTACCCATGAAGAAGGAAGCGAAGAGAGGAAGAAAAATCCAGAGCTTTAGAAAGGTATTGCCAAAGGGAGGGCAATCGACCGTCATGAATCTGTTGAATGTGAAGTCTTGCTACAATTCATCACACTCAGCCCGTGATCGTGCCAATCTTCTCACTGCCAAAACAGTTTGA
- the LOC140972846 gene encoding uncharacterized protein isoform X1, protein MGCGVSKIDTSGGGATTLPVKLRPVFLRRLEEIKNRRHSQPLKDSTPSKKELLLHDVDEEDNVSHFSSSEYDTLKNVPLPTKDDTDPSKNESLPTRINANSVGRFESSKGKDPTKPAGKASKESEAAKCDGNKCNTKDETLAEFSPKMKATNETKEPETKGDKTKIEGKIANILTDEHGGEDKDKEHDKERMISYQDDDAFPGSPSFRIYFADGMDDDQIDNTRKNDALRDAGLSDDKASLKELPMKKEAKRGRKIQSFRKVLPKGGQSTVMNLLNVKSCYNSSHSARDRANLLTAKTV, encoded by the exons ATGGGCTGCGGCGTTTCGAAAATTGACACCAGTGGTGGTGGTGCCACCACATTACCAGTCAAGCTCCGGCCAGTCTTCCTCCGTCGGCTGGAGGAGATTAAAAATCGTAGGCATTCACAGCCCCTAAAGGATTCCACCCCTTCGAAGAAAGAACTGCTTTTGCATGATGTAGACGAGGAAGATAATGTTTCCCATTTTTCATCATCAGAATATGACACATTGAAAAATGTGCCATTACCAACCAAAGATGACACAGATCCCTCAAAAAACGAGTCATTACCCACCAGAATTAACGCAAATTCGGTTGGGAGATTCGAAAGTTCGAAGGGAAAAGATCCAACAAAGCCTGCCGGAAAAGCATCAAAGGAAAGTGAAGCTGCAAAATGCGATGGTAACAAATGCAACACAAAAGATGAGACGCTTGCTGAATTTAGCCCGAAAATGAAGGCCACAAATGAAACCAAAGAGCCGGAAACTAAGGGTGATAAGACCAAGATTGAGGGCAAGATTGCAAACATTCTGACGGACGAACATGGTGGTGAAGATAAGGACAAAGAACATGATAAGGAGAGAATGATTAGCTATCAGGATGACGACGCCTTTCCTGGCTCGCCGAGCTTTCGAATATACTTCGCGGATGGTATGGATGATGACCAGATAGACAATACTC GAAAGAATGATGCCTTGAGGGACGCAGGTTTGAGTGATGATAAAGCATCATTAAAG GAGTTACCCATGAAGAAGGAAGCGAAGAGAGGAAGAAAAATCCAGAGCTTTAGAAAGGTATTGCCAAAGGGAGGGCAATCGACCGTCATGAATCTGTTGAATGTGAAGTCTTGCTACAATTCATCACACTCAGCCCGTGATCGTGCCAATCTTCTCACTGCCAAAACAGTTTGA